In the bacterium genome, CTTCACAAGCCTAAAGCGGTTTGACTGGGTTATGTCAAACTCCAAAACATCGCGCGTCGTCCGGAGAACAGGTTGCGACTTGGCCTCCACCGGCCCGGCAAGACACACCCTAATGAGCCTCGTCCCCGACTCGCTAATGGTGAGGTATATGCCTCTGCCCCGAGCGAATCCATAATGTCCGAACACGGCAAGAGACACCAACGCCGCAACTGACAAGCAGACCGACCAACCGTCAGGGCGCCTCGACAAGAACCGCCTCACGAAGAGCAAGCATCACATCCCCCCACGGCTACTTGTGATATTCGAAAGTAACAAACAGCGCGCCCAATGTCTCTTCTTTGTAACCGTCCGGCAAGGGAGGAAATGGCGCCGCCGCCTCGACCGCCCTGAGAACAGACCGATCAAAGACAGGACTTTTTGAGGAGTGCTCCACCCTCATCTGGTCAATGCCGCCGTTGCGGTGAATTAAGAATGCCACCTTTGCACGCAGCGCTTTTTTGCCGGCAATCGCGTCTGACGGATACAGCCACGCCTCGGCAAGCTTGCTCTTTAGCACATTGAGATAGTAGGGATACTCGAAGCGTTGCCCATCCAGACGCATCGGCGTGGATACCCTCGCAGCTTCGTGCGTTATGGGGTGAGGTTTGGGTCGGGCCTTTTGCAACTCACTCTTGGTGTTCGACTTGAGTATTGACGCGTGTTTAGATTCTGCCTCTTTAGCGGTCTGGGTCCTCTCGGGTTCGGACGATTTCGGGAGCATCTCCGCAGGCTCTTCATCCTGCTGATGGACCACGGCGGGCGCCAGGCGCACCCTAAGCTCTGACGGCACAGGTGCGCAATGGTGCCGGCTGAGCGTGGCTGACAGGAGGAGAGAGGCAACGGTAAAATGCACCACGACAGAGAGAGCAAGAAAAGAGAACCGCAGCCTCTTCGGGCACATCTCCATAAACGGTCCTAAAGAGCGCATCGGCTGAAGGGCGCCTCGCTCAGTCCAGCAACTCGTATTTCCTTAACACATCGCATACTATTCCCTCTATCTTAGCCACGCGGAAGGGCTTTTCCAGAAAGCCATCAACGCCATCATAGACAAGCTCCTCCTCCGTGCCCTCGGAACCATACCCCGTAATTGCAATCACCGGCACATCTGGCCGATTCTCTTTGATCCGCTTCATCAACTCAATGCCATCCATTCGCGGCATCTTAATGTCAGTAATGACCATCTGGAAATCGCCGCTATCGAACTTCTCGATAGCCTCCAGCCCGTCGTGCGCCATCTCGCTGCCAAACCCAAGGCCATTAACAATGTCCGCTAGGAGCTCTACAAGGCAGTCCTGATCGTCAACCACAAGGACTTTTATGCTCGACGCTACTTTTGCCATCGAAGTTCCGCTCACTCTCCTAAGGCCTCACCTCACTCAATAATAACCCAGCTGTTGATCTATATCGTTACCTCTGCAAGAATGCTTAAGAAACACCCAAACAAAAAGTATTGGAGGCGCCATGACCGAATGCATTTTCTGTAAGATAGCCCGCGCGGAGATGAAGGCCCAAGTCATCTACAGCGACGAGGACGTTGTCGCGTTTCGCGACATCAATCCTCAGGCCCCGACGCACGTGCTTGTCATCCCTAGAAAACACATCCCAAGCATCGCCGACTGCGCCCCGGAGGACCTTCCGCTGTTGGCCAAACTCCTCCAGACAAGCGCCAAGATCGCTGACATGGAATCAGTCCGAGAAGGCGGCTACAGGCTTGTCCTGAACGCAGGAGAGGACGCCGGACAGGCCGTCGATCATCTGCATGTCCATGTGCTCGGCGGCCGTAAGATGGCCTGGCCTCCCGGCTGATGCCAAACAGAAGAGAAGACAGGGCCGTGGCCAATGACGGTGCATGGCCGGTATCGAGGAGTTTCCCCATTCTGACTTGGAGTAGTTCAGGGCACGGCTTTCGCTTCTGGGGATTTGACAACGGCTGCGCGTTGTTCTTTTCACAGCAAAGCCTTAGGACATAACCCCACTGCAAATCCCCGAAAGGGGATTGACGTGAATAGCCCCACGTGTAACGTGGGGAATCTGTGCCGGCTGACAAGCCTCTCCTCCAAAGGCCTCGGGCAATCTCTACGAGATTGCCCGAGGCCTTTGGGACTAATAGATTCTTGTCCGTTTCATTCCGTAGGTTCCACCTACGGCTACTCACGTTCCGCCCCTTCAGGGCGTCCTCATGCACACTGTCCACTGGCGTCCGATTGCAGTTGGAACAATGCAGAATCAGACCCATATAGCCAATAAACCGACGAGCCCCGCTGAAGATTGGGGAAACTCCTGTTCTATCAGCGTTACTTCACCACTTCTGATGCGAACAGAAACCGGTGACCGGCCTCTCTCAAGAGCGGCAGCTCCTCCTCGAGGACCGCGACCGTCGGCCGCCTCAGATGACAGAGACCGATAGCGGGGCGCTTGAGCGTTACCGAGAGGGTGAGCAGCCTCTCAAGCTCTGCCTTGATTGCCTGTCGGTCGTTTTTGTTGTCGATGAAGACGTCCCGATTGGACGCTTTCAGGTCCATGCTCTTGGCCATGGAATAGGCAACGCTCTCAACGGTCGTTCTGCTATCGACAAAGTAAAGGCCTCTTTCCTTGAGCTCGCCCATCAGAAGACGCATTACTGTCGGGTCCGCACAGGCTTTTGAACCCTCGTGGTTGTTGACTCCCTTAACGTAGGGGACGCTATCGAGAGCAGCGTTTACTAAGCCTGCGACCTCGCGCTCGCTCTGCCCACACCTTATCTCGAGCTCCGGGATATGAGGGTCCAGACGCCGAACCGGCTCCAGTGGAAGATGCAGCATGACCTCATGGCCGGCCGCCTCGGCAGCTCGCGCAGTGGCGCCGGCAAACGGCGTCCTGGGCATGACCGACAGCGTCAACGGGCAGTCTATCTGAACGAGCCGCTCACAGAGGGCGAGGTTGTAACCACAATCATCAACTATGATGGCGACCTCAGCGGTCCCGCTCGAGACCGTGGCCTGACTGGCCCCAGGCTGAATCTTTAGGGGTGCGCCAATGGACGGACCGGCTCTCGGCGAGGCAGCTCCTGCCCCAGGCATTCGCTGCACGAAGAGAAGGCACTGCCGCTTCACTCGACCGTAGCCCAGATCAATGGCAAGTATCCTCTTCTGCCCACGAGTGCTCTCATCGAAGGCGACGACGTTCGCGCCCACCCCTGACGCCTTTTTCGCAAGCGCCGCACGGAGCAGGTCCAACCGCGCCGAAGCCGGCGCCTCGAACTCCCGATACTCATACTCGTCCACCGTCCCGTCCGCCACGCTCTTCTCAAAAGCCATATTGCTCTTGTGAATCCCGGACTCTATCAGCGCCTCGTTGACCGCTTTTCGCAGCGACTCGGACTTGAGCTCCCGCTTGCTGGGGGAGAACATGCCCTTGTCCTGCGCCCAAGTGTAGAGCTCCACCCCCACCAAAGAGCGGCCATACCTCGCCTGTAGAAGATCGAGCCCGAAGACCGCAACTGCGAATGCAAACAGGCCAGCGAGTATGAAGGCGAACGGCGAGATGGATTTGCCTCTTCGCCTCATTCGTGGCGTTCCTGAAGCCCTACCTGGTTTAGCCCTGCTTGCGCCCTTCGGTTTCCTGGGCTTCGCGGAGCCCGTAGGCTTCCCACCCTTATTACTGGCAGATGGCGGACTCGTCTTCTGCCTGGTCCCCGCACGAGGCTTCCCCTTGGGCAAGCGAGCTGTCATGGCGAAACGGACTCTCCAGTCTCTTCGTGCTTCTTCAACGTATCAAGCGCATTGCATTATACGAAACACGCCGGGCGGAAAGAAGGAATACTCCCCATACGGGATGTGACTGAAACCCTGGGCCGACACTCAATCCTCCTCCGCACGGCCGAAGCCTCCGCCTCCGGGCGTCTCGATGCGTAGGACATCTCCGGGTCTTATGGCAATGTTGCACTTCGATGGCAGCGCTTCGGTCTCACCTTCTCGCATCAATGTGTTCCTGCCTCGCTCGCCCGGTTCACCCCCATGCAAGCCATAAGGCGCAAACTTGCGACGCTCTGAGATGATCGAGGCGCTGCCCACGCAGAGCGATTCGATCTCGCGGACGATCCCGTCTCCCCCCGAGTGTCTCCCCCCGCCGCCTGAACCTCGCCGAACCGAGTATCTCCTCACCCTGAGCGGAAACGCTCGCTCAAGCGCCTCGACAGGGGTGTTCATGGTGTTCGTCATGTGCGTGTGGACAGCGCTCTGCCCGTCCATTCTAGCGCTCGCGCCCATACCTCCCCCAATCGTCTCGTAGTATGCGAAATAATCGCCTGTTCGCGGGTCAGTCCCGCCAAGCGTAACGTTGTTCATCGTGCCACAACCCGCTGCGGGAATGGTCTCCGGGATAGCCTTAGAGAGCGCCCCGAGAACAACATCCACTATCCTCTGCGACGTCTCTACATTCCCAGCGGAGACCGCGGCTGGATGTCGCGCATTCACCAAACTGCCCTCCTCAGCAACTATCGTAACTGGTCGCATGCACCCCGCGTTGAACGGGATGTCCAGCCTCACAAGACAACGAATGACGTAATAAACCGCAGACATCGTTACCGCCAGATTCGCGTTCACGCTCCCAGCAACCTGAGAATCCGTGCCCGAGAAATCCACCTCGATATCGCTTCCGTCAACCTTGACCGTGGCCCGGATGCGTATCGCCCTCTCCGATATGCCATCGTTGTCAAGAAAATCCTCGAACTCATAAACGCCGTCCGGAATCTCCGAAAGCGCTGCCCTTGTAACCTTCTCGGAGTAATCCTGAAGCGCACCGGCGTATCTTTTAGCTGTCTCTACGCCGTGCCTCGCAACGATCTGCTCGAGCCGCCTGATGCCAGTCCTTATCGATGCGGT is a window encoding:
- a CDS encoding divergent polysaccharide deacetylase family protein, which encodes MRRRGKSISPFAFILAGLFAFAVAVFGLDLLQARYGRSLVGVELYTWAQDKGMFSPSKRELKSESLRKAVNEALIESGIHKSNMAFEKSVADGTVDEYEYREFEAPASARLDLLRAALAKKASGVGANVVAFDESTRGQKRILAIDLGYGRVKRQCLLFVQRMPGAGAASPRAGPSIGAPLKIQPGASQATVSSGTAEVAIIVDDCGYNLALCERLVQIDCPLTLSVMPRTPFAGATARAAEAAGHEVMLHLPLEPVRRLDPHIPELEIRCGQSEREVAGLVNAALDSVPYVKGVNNHEGSKACADPTVMRLLMGELKERGLYFVDSRTTVESVAYSMAKSMDLKASNRDVFIDNKNDRQAIKAELERLLTLSVTLKRPAIGLCHLRRPTVAVLEEELPLLREAGHRFLFASEVVK
- a CDS encoding histidine triad nucleotide-binding protein, with the translated sequence MTECIFCKIARAEMKAQVIYSDEDVVAFRDINPQAPTHVLVIPRKHIPSIADCAPEDLPLLAKLLQTSAKIADMESVREGGYRLVLNAGEDAGQAVDHLHVHVLGGRKMAWPPG
- a CDS encoding TonB family protein; this translates as MRSLGPFMEMCPKRLRFSFLALSVVVHFTVASLLLSATLSRHHCAPVPSELRVRLAPAVVHQQDEEPAEMLPKSSEPERTQTAKEAESKHASILKSNTKSELQKARPKPHPITHEAARVSTPMRLDGQRFEYPYYLNVLKSKLAEAWLYPSDAIAGKKALRAKVAFLIHRNGGIDQMRVEHSSKSPVFDRSVLRAVEAAAPFPPLPDGYKEETLGALFVTFEYHK
- a CDS encoding response regulator translates to MAKVASSIKVLVVDDQDCLVELLADIVNGLGFGSEMAHDGLEAIEKFDSGDFQMVITDIKMPRMDGIELMKRIKENRPDVPVIAITGYGSEGTEEELVYDGVDGFLEKPFRVAKIEGIVCDVLRKYELLD
- a CDS encoding hydantoinase B/oxoprolinase family protein, which codes for MKPKIDPITLEVFRNLFSSVAEEMGESLVRTAFSANIKERRDLSAAVFDSDGEMIAQAAHIPVHLGAMPASVRAAIDQGAMAPGDIVMLNDPSCGGSHLPDVTFVAPVFVSDGQEPDFYVANRAHHADVGGSMFGSMLVATDIYQEGIRIPPVHIVRAGEVQRDVLALFIANVRTPRERQGDIEAQTASIRTGIRRLEQIVARHGVETAKRYAGALQDYSEKVTRAALSEIPDGVYEFEDFLDNDGISERAIRIRATVKVDGSDIEVDFSGTDSQVAGSVNANLAVTMSAVYYVIRCLVRLDIPFNAGCMRPVTIVAEEGSLVNARHPAAVSAGNVETSQRIVDVVLGALSKAIPETIPAAGCGTMNNVTLGGTDPRTGDYFAYYETIGGGMGASARMDGQSAVHTHMTNTMNTPVEALERAFPLRVRRYSVRRGSGGGGRHSGGDGIVREIESLCVGSASIISERRKFAPYGLHGGEPGERGRNTLMREGETEALPSKCNIAIRPGDVLRIETPGGGGFGRAEED